The genomic DNA CTCAATTGACTGCCTGTGCGGCGCTGTTGGCGCCCCTGTTTGGTGTTGCCTCAGGGGAGGAGGGGTCTATCTCCACACACGATCTCTCGGAAACCCTGAATAAGGCCGGCCAGGTGGCGGGGAGGCTCACGCTCCCGAAGAACCCCGCCGAGGATGCAATGAAGGAAGCAGCAGGAAAGCTCGATTCCTTCTATCGGTCCGAGGAATTCCAGGGACGGGTAAAGGGGGAGGCCGACAGGATAAAGGCCCAGGTTTTCGGGGAAAGCTTCGCCAGGTTCTACCCCGACAGTGCGGCAGGGGAAGGGAAGGGGAGGCTTGCCGACTCGGAGAGGGTTTATCTCTTTGTATCGTCCTCTATGCCGATCACGACGCTGCGAAATTATGCCTCATCGATAGCTGTGATGAAGGATGCACGGGTCATGATGGTGATGAGGGGATTCGTGGGAGGAATGAGCAAGATCCAGCCTACCCTCGACTTCGTAAGTAATGTCCTTCAGGAAGATGTTTCGTGCACGTTCTCTAACGGGGAATGCC from Geobacter sp. DSM 9736 includes the following:
- a CDS encoding type-F conjugative transfer system pilin assembly protein TrbC: MLRRLWAQLTACAALLAPLFGVASGEEGSISTHDLSETLNKAGQVAGRLTLPKNPAEDAMKEAAGKLDSFYRSEEFQGRVKGEADRIKAQVFGESFARFYPDSAAGEGKGRLADSERVYLFVSSSMPITTLRNYASSIAVMKDARVMMVMRGFVGGMSKIQPTLDFVSNVLQEDVSCTFSNGECRMRQVNLVVDPLLFRRYAIDRVPAVVFAQGVKSGDAALSEGDTNVSAAYTVYGDASLEYILEMISREAGASSLHAVIKHAQQ